The Metabacillus litoralis genome contains a region encoding:
- a CDS encoding CotD family spore coat protein, giving the protein MHCKPKVMAPIVHPTKHCVNNSYSETIVPHIHPQHTTNVNHEFYKHQHYFPQTQSFENEVSHQHFNVYGPTPGFGPRPRPGFGPGPFFG; this is encoded by the coding sequence ATGCATTGCAAACCAAAAGTTATGGCACCAATTGTACACCCAACAAAACACTGTGTAAATAATAGCTATTCTGAAACAATCGTACCACACATTCATCCACAACACACAACAAATGTAAATCATGAATTCTATAAGCATCAACATTATTTCCCTCAAACTCAATCTTTTGAGAATGAGGTATCACACCAACACTTTAATGTTTATGGTCCAACACCAGGTTTTGGTCCACGTCCACGTCCAGGATTTGGCCCTGGTCCATTCTTT
- a CDS encoding ribonuclease H-like domain-containing protein: MSLKNKLNRLKKHVIREEPELETETVKQESHNPEELLWNEHNTKIIHYDGQTCFIREVVYPLDYQHGKYQLKEFQHVVSMWNQSDLKHPLSSKDHQASDLFFFDTETTGLGGGAGNTIFLLGQAQVLDDRVVIKQYLLPKPGNEVALYQSFLEGINSKTLVTYNGKAFDWPQVKTRHTLIRELVPKLPAFGHFDLFHAARRLWKKELESVKLAKVENDILGIYRENDIPGFLAPMIYFEFVKQQKPEIIMGVLRHNEIDVLSLITLYIHLSYKLLSTNDKATDSEHYEVARWLDYVGDQSSALDAYKSLMEKSTKQDVEAKYALALLYKKQKEWKQAINLWNEIVEGSKGKVALKALEELAKYYEHKEKDLQKATKYTEEMYILFKECKETLSFIDENDILNRLNRLKRKFSKNIPRASAETE, from the coding sequence ATGTCGTTAAAAAATAAGTTGAATCGATTAAAAAAACATGTCATTCGAGAAGAACCGGAACTAGAAACTGAAACTGTAAAACAGGAATCACATAACCCAGAAGAATTATTATGGAATGAACATAACACAAAAATCATTCATTATGATGGGCAAACTTGTTTCATTCGAGAGGTTGTCTATCCGTTGGATTATCAACATGGTAAATATCAGTTGAAAGAATTTCAACATGTTGTATCTATGTGGAATCAAAGCGATTTAAAGCATCCACTTTCCTCTAAAGATCATCAGGCAAGCGATTTGTTTTTCTTCGATACTGAAACAACTGGACTTGGTGGAGGAGCGGGAAACACGATCTTTTTGTTAGGACAAGCTCAAGTTCTGGACGATCGTGTTGTCATAAAACAGTATTTGTTGCCAAAACCAGGTAATGAGGTTGCACTTTATCAAAGCTTTTTGGAGGGGATTAATAGTAAAACACTTGTCACCTATAATGGTAAAGCCTTTGATTGGCCTCAGGTGAAAACCCGCCATACTTTAATTCGAGAGTTAGTACCAAAACTTCCTGCATTTGGTCACTTCGATCTATTTCATGCTGCACGAAGGCTCTGGAAAAAAGAGCTCGAATCAGTAAAACTGGCCAAAGTTGAAAACGATATTCTTGGGATTTACCGAGAAAATGATATTCCTGGCTTTTTAGCTCCAATGATTTATTTTGAGTTTGTAAAACAGCAAAAGCCTGAAATTATTATGGGAGTTTTAAGGCATAATGAAATAGATGTGCTCTCTCTTATAACATTATATATCCATTTATCTTATAAGCTATTGAGCACAAATGATAAGGCTACAGATTCCGAGCATTATGAAGTTGCTCGATGGTTAGATTATGTAGGTGATCAATCTTCAGCATTAGATGCTTACAAAAGTCTTATGGAAAAATCTACAAAGCAAGATGTAGAAGCAAAATATGCACTAGCACTCCTTTATAAAAAACAAAAGGAATGGAAACAGGCGATCAACTTGTGGAATGAAATTGTAGAAGGATCAAAAGGAAAAGTGGCATTAAAGGCTTTAGAAGAGCTTGCGAAGTATTATGAACATAAAGAAAAAGACTTGCAAAAAGCAACAAAATATACTGAAGAAATGTATATTCTTTTCAAAGAATGTAAAGAAACGCTGTCGTTTATCGATGAAAATGACATCTTAAACAGACTAAATCGCTTAAAGAGGAAATTTTCTAAAAATATTCCCCGGGCAAGCGCAGAAACTGAGTAA
- a CDS encoding DEAD/DEAH box helicase, whose translation MEFRKSLETILNVLKTNDDFRDQIVHWHSIPPKEGELVDMPVDLDHRLKLALENRGISQLYTHQGEAYKLASGGHNFVAVTPTASGKTLCYNLPVIQNILKDENSRALYLFPTKALAQDQKSEINEIIEEMGVQLNSYTYDGDTSPAIRQRVRKAGHIVITNPDMLHSAILPHHTKWVSLFENLKYIVIDELHIYRGIFGSHVANVIRRLKRICEFYGSNPQFICTSATIANPKELAETLTGANMELISKNGAPASKKHFIFYNPPIVNKPLNIRRSATLEVRRLAGEFLKNKIQTIVFARSRVRVEIILTYLKELIKNELAKKSIRGYRGGYLPKQRREIERGLRDGEILGVVSTNALELGVDIGSLQVCIMTGYPGTIASAWQQAGRAGRRQGEAVIIMVASSSPLDQYIIQNPRYFFEQNPETAIINPDNLVVLVDHLKCAAFELPFREGDTFDGLELEDILQFLAEERVLYYNNETYHWMNDSFPAHNISLRSASQENVIIIDQSDIANVKVIGEMDRFSAMTLLHDEAIYLHQGVQFQVEKLDWEEKKAFVREVDVDYFTDANLAVQLKVLEEDMLKHMKDVDYGYGDVTVQAMATIFKKIKFDTHENIGSGPIHLPEEELHTNSAWMSLHSNIVDDLSEKRLEEALVSAAHVLQHVAPLKVMCDPSDLHVIAQIKAVHNNQPTIFLYDRYPGGVGLSKKIYETLLDVLNEAMKLIETCPCYAGCPSCIGVESSTESIKKDTHFLLSKLKDETNVVKK comes from the coding sequence ATGGAATTTAGAAAATCATTAGAAACGATTTTAAATGTGTTAAAAACAAATGACGATTTTAGAGATCAAATTGTTCATTGGCATTCGATTCCTCCTAAAGAAGGGGAACTTGTTGATATGCCGGTTGACCTAGATCACCGCTTAAAATTAGCATTAGAAAACAGAGGAATTTCACAATTGTATACACATCAAGGTGAAGCCTATAAACTCGCAAGTGGAGGTCATAACTTTGTAGCTGTTACTCCAACTGCTTCAGGAAAAACATTATGCTATAACTTGCCTGTCATCCAAAACATATTGAAAGACGAAAATAGTCGGGCATTATATCTTTTTCCTACGAAAGCACTGGCTCAAGATCAAAAATCTGAGATTAATGAAATCATCGAAGAAATGGGAGTTCAATTGAACTCTTATACATACGATGGAGATACTTCACCGGCAATCCGTCAAAGGGTAAGAAAAGCAGGTCATATAGTCATTACAAACCCAGATATGCTTCATTCAGCCATTTTACCGCATCATACTAAATGGGTTTCACTGTTTGAAAATCTAAAATATATAGTCATTGACGAGCTTCACATTTATCGAGGAATATTTGGCAGTCATGTAGCAAATGTCATTAGAAGACTTAAGAGAATTTGTGAATTTTATGGAAGTAACCCGCAGTTTATATGCACATCTGCAACAATCGCTAATCCAAAAGAATTAGCGGAAACACTAACTGGAGCAAATATGGAGCTCATCTCAAAAAATGGTGCCCCAGCCAGTAAAAAGCATTTTATTTTTTATAACCCTCCAATTGTTAATAAGCCACTTAATATTAGAAGAAGTGCAACCTTAGAGGTTAGAAGATTAGCAGGAGAATTTCTTAAAAATAAGATTCAGACAATCGTATTTGCTCGCAGTCGTGTGCGAGTTGAGATCATCTTAACTTATTTAAAAGAATTGATAAAAAATGAACTAGCAAAAAAATCAATACGCGGATATAGAGGGGGATACTTACCAAAACAGCGGAGGGAAATTGAAAGAGGACTAAGGGATGGCGAAATTTTAGGTGTTGTTAGCACCAACGCTCTTGAATTAGGAGTAGATATAGGTAGTTTACAAGTTTGTATTATGACAGGATATCCTGGAACTATTGCAAGTGCATGGCAACAGGCCGGAAGAGCTGGAAGAAGGCAAGGTGAAGCAGTTATTATCATGGTTGCTAGCTCCAGTCCACTTGATCAATACATTATTCAAAATCCACGATACTTTTTTGAACAAAATCCAGAAACAGCCATCATAAACCCTGATAATTTAGTTGTGCTTGTAGATCATTTAAAGTGTGCAGCTTTTGAGCTTCCATTTAGAGAAGGTGATACGTTCGATGGGTTAGAGTTAGAAGATATCCTGCAGTTTTTAGCGGAAGAAAGAGTGCTTTACTATAATAATGAAACCTATCACTGGATGAACGATTCATTCCCGGCCCACAATATAAGTCTTCGGTCGGCTTCACAAGAAAATGTGATAATTATCGATCAATCTGATATAGCGAACGTGAAGGTCATTGGAGAGATGGATCGATTTAGCGCAATGACATTACTGCATGATGAAGCAATTTATCTTCATCAAGGCGTTCAATTTCAAGTGGAAAAACTTGATTGGGAGGAAAAGAAGGCATTTGTAAGAGAAGTTGATGTGGATTATTTCACGGATGCCAATCTTGCGGTTCAATTAAAAGTACTTGAGGAAGATATGCTTAAACATATGAAAGATGTTGACTATGGTTATGGAGATGTGACGGTTCAAGCTATGGCTACAATTTTCAAAAAAATCAAATTTGATACTCATGAAAATATTGGATCAGGTCCTATTCATCTACCAGAAGAAGAGCTTCATACAAATTCAGCATGGATGAGTCTTCATTCGAATATAGTGGACGATTTATCTGAAAAAAGGCTGGAGGAGGCTCTAGTTTCAGCCGCACATGTTCTCCAGCACGTTGCACCGTTAAAAGTAATGTGTGATCCAAGTGACTTGCATGTGATTGCACAAATTAAAGCTGTTCATAATAATCAACCAACAATCTTTCTATATGATCGATATCCAGGTGGGGTAGGGTTATCCAAAAAAATATATGAAACATTATTAGATGTTTTGAATGAAGCAATGAAATTAATAGAAACTTGTCCATGCTATGCTGGATGCCCTTCATGTATAGGTGTTGAAAGTTCTACTGAATCTATAAAAAAAGACACCCATTTTCTTTTAAGTAAATTAAAGGATGAAACAAATGTCGTTAAAAAATAA
- a CDS encoding Hsp20/alpha crystallin family protein: MRKKNELNRNNENEQPLEQLDFFQIVDHFFRSEPLKQFMNEFDSMFEGAFPHKAIHVNTFETDNKCVIDLKIPPVKKEQIKLELYDQYLTISITNREEIKEYNEHASTFRNYTSLDSLSKTILLPYPVKEHEIKTTYRNGSLLVTIPKKTKQILIEDDTK; this comes from the coding sequence ATGAGAAAGAAAAATGAATTAAATAGGAATAATGAAAATGAACAGCCTCTAGAACAGCTGGATTTTTTCCAAATTGTTGATCATTTTTTTCGATCGGAACCATTGAAGCAATTTATGAATGAGTTTGATTCTATGTTTGAGGGAGCTTTTCCGCATAAGGCTATTCACGTAAACACTTTTGAAACAGACAATAAATGTGTTATTGATTTAAAAATTCCTCCTGTTAAAAAGGAACAGATAAAGCTTGAGCTTTATGATCAATATTTAACAATTTCTATTACAAATCGTGAGGAAATTAAAGAATATAATGAACATGCTTCAACATTTAGAAATTATACATCGTTAGATAGTCTGTCTAAAACGATTCTCCTACCATACCCTGTTAAAGAACATGAAATAAAAACTACTTATAGAAATGGTTCATTACTTGTTACAATTCCTAAGAAAACAAAGCAAATTTTAATAGAAGATGATACAAAATAA
- a CDS encoding sigma-G-dependent sporulation-specific acid-soluble spore protein CsgA, which yields MDFTLGYLREALSNYDRSSVCHRIYQKLEKGSYESEKDFVLTLEDDEVQFLNNILPDEIKYAFDEQDFIRGNQLNEVYEQLI from the coding sequence ATGGATTTCACATTAGGATATTTGCGAGAAGCATTATCGAACTATGACAGAAGTTCAGTATGTCATAGAATTTATCAAAAGTTGGAAAAAGGTTCGTATGAGAGTGAAAAGGACTTCGTTTTAACACTTGAGGACGATGAAGTTCAATTCCTAAACAACATCCTACCTGATGAAATAAAATATGCGTTTGACGAACAGGACTTTATACGCGGAAATCAATTAAATGAGGTTTATGAACAGTTAATATAG
- a CDS encoding YppG family protein — MQQQYPYFNRRSRRRDNEYFQTFPPYGQQMSGYQNSYSSNPYSNPSANPYFQGFQPGFQQSYQPYGGGYGGSMNGGGYMNNPYPTPYPKPMPHFKQHQPSGFQNILSQFKKSDGQLDFNKMMDTAGQMMNAVNQMGGLFKGVTSMFK, encoded by the coding sequence ATGCAACAACAATATCCATATTTCAATAGGAGATCTCGGAGGAGAGATAATGAGTATTTTCAAACGTTTCCACCATATGGACAGCAAATGTCTGGTTACCAAAATTCATATAGCAGTAATCCATATTCAAATCCGTCAGCAAATCCTTACTTTCAAGGGTTTCAACCAGGCTTTCAACAATCTTATCAACCCTATGGAGGTGGATACGGAGGAAGCATGAATGGCGGAGGATATATGAATAATCCATATCCAACTCCGTATCCCAAACCAATGCCACATTTTAAACAGCATCAGCCATCAGGTTTTCAAAATATTCTTTCACAATTCAAAAAATCTGACGGACAATTAGATTTTAACAAAATGATGGATACAGCCGGACAAATGATGAATGCTGTCAATCAAATGGGTGGGCTTTTTAAAGGGGTAACGTCTATGTTTAAATAA
- a CDS encoding DUF1798 family protein → MELLLISSQQLLQHLEECKKRFEQLNEKPEKTEEYFYDDVKPNFELVMNKANEWKPLAVKWVSEYKPKYIHLTQIDSAMENIEQVVLQSFYKDVNKQRFHNLHHSVEYILNGMIEQMDRKDASK, encoded by the coding sequence TTGGAACTACTATTAATATCCTCTCAACAACTTCTTCAGCATTTAGAGGAATGCAAAAAGCGATTTGAACAATTAAACGAAAAACCTGAAAAAACAGAAGAATATTTTTATGACGATGTTAAACCAAATTTTGAACTGGTTATGAATAAAGCAAATGAATGGAAGCCTTTGGCCGTCAAGTGGGTCTCAGAATATAAACCTAAGTATATTCATCTTACTCAAATTGACTCAGCAATGGAGAATATTGAACAAGTTGTTCTTCAATCATTTTACAAAGACGTTAATAAGCAGCGTTTTCATAACCTTCATCATTCTGTTGAATATATTTTAAACGGAATGATCGAGCAAATGGATAGAAAGGACGCCTCCAAATAG
- a CDS encoding spore protein: MAKKPKDKQQTAQEKANIPSDKKLDGPNRPST, encoded by the coding sequence ATGGCTAAAAAACCGAAAGATAAACAACAAACTGCTCAAGAAAAAGCAAACATTCCTAGTGATAAAAAACTGGATGGACCGAATCGCCCTTCAACTTAA
- a CDS encoding DUF2515 domain-containing protein, which yields MDLDEQKLVSEILQITKTKNIDNISRTKAYEEFYFKHPEIKWSFLASMVSRNAGWSMTDLQGRWFRKALNQEKRSLLFMTYERANWTIFYDAFPQLLIYQLSKKINKPLFHLLSHFQVSKFMEKEWWLFWEERQKDRLMTALIINEQNVIHHPVIMNETYRRLVFKSASYKFQDLFHFSTVIFPTLQGKLFGFSVYNFEKLTNRIELGKRLGWLLFDSGMYQHFVNFARTVPHTGSRYDYEKYFADKRKRETPLLRTAYPIIPHTLDGFRKDWFHGQNTKHLFKRRKIPKNYEITDWFKHKQDQLHLFTVLQEYWRNG from the coding sequence ATGGATCTTGATGAACAAAAATTAGTTTCAGAAATTTTACAAATAACAAAAACAAAAAATATTGATAATATTTCCAGAACCAAAGCATATGAAGAATTTTATTTTAAACATCCTGAGATAAAGTGGTCGTTTTTAGCTAGCATGGTTTCCAGAAATGCAGGTTGGAGTATGACAGACCTACAGGGTAGATGGTTTCGGAAAGCGTTAAATCAAGAAAAAAGAAGTCTGCTCTTTATGACATATGAAAGAGCAAATTGGACAATATTTTATGATGCTTTTCCTCAATTACTTATTTACCAATTATCAAAGAAAATAAACAAACCACTTTTTCACCTTTTATCACATTTTCAGGTTTCGAAATTTATGGAAAAAGAATGGTGGCTTTTTTGGGAAGAGCGTCAAAAAGATCGATTAATGACTGCTTTAATCATTAATGAACAAAATGTGATTCATCATCCCGTTATTATGAACGAAACATACAGACGACTAGTTTTCAAATCTGCCTCCTATAAATTTCAAGATCTTTTTCATTTTAGTACAGTTATTTTCCCAACTTTACAAGGAAAGTTATTTGGATTTTCTGTTTACAACTTTGAAAAGCTAACAAACCGAATTGAATTAGGAAAACGTTTAGGATGGCTTTTATTTGATTCGGGAATGTATCAACACTTTGTAAACTTTGCTAGAACAGTTCCACATACAGGTTCCAGATATGATTATGAAAAGTACTTTGCTGATAAAAGAAAACGAGAAACACCATTATTACGAACCGCTTATCCCATTATCCCTCATACATTAGACGGATTTAGAAAGGATTGGTTTCATGGTCAGAATACAAAACATTTGTTTAAGAGAAGAAAAATACCAAAAAACTATGAGATAACAGATTGGTTTAAGCATAAACAGGATCAACTTCATCTATTTACGGTTTTGCAGGAATATTGGAGAAATGGATGA
- the recU gene encoding Holliday junction resolvase RecU yields MFRYPNGKPYQPKNTTKQKQQPSIVYSNRGMTLEEDLNETNKYYLENQLAVIHKKPTPVQIVNVDYPRRSAAVIKEAYFKQSSTTDYNGIYRGKYIDFEAKETKNKTSFPLQNFHSHQIEHMKSVIKQNGICFVILSAFNDYYYLDATHLLVFWERQENGGRKSITMEEIKEKGHIIPIGYQARIDYLKIIDKLYF; encoded by the coding sequence ATTTTTCGTTATCCTAACGGAAAGCCCTATCAGCCTAAGAATACAACTAAGCAAAAGCAACAGCCTTCTATCGTATATAGCAACAGAGGTATGACTCTTGAAGAAGACTTAAATGAAACGAATAAATACTATTTAGAAAACCAATTAGCTGTCATACATAAAAAACCAACACCTGTTCAGATTGTAAACGTAGATTATCCACGACGAAGTGCAGCTGTTATAAAAGAAGCGTACTTTAAACAAAGCTCAACAACTGACTATAACGGAATTTATAGAGGAAAATATATAGATTTTGAAGCGAAGGAAACGAAGAACAAGACATCTTTTCCATTACAGAATTTTCATTCTCATCAAATTGAACATATGAAAAGTGTAATAAAGCAAAATGGAATTTGCTTTGTCATTTTATCCGCTTTTAATGATTATTATTACCTTGATGCAACGCATTTGTTGGTTTTTTGGGAGCGACAGGAAAATGGTGGTCGAAAGTCAATCACTATGGAGGAAATTAAAGAAAAAGGTCATATTATTCCTATTGGATATCAAGCAAGGATTGACTATCTTAAGATTATAGATAAACTATATTTTTAA
- a CDS encoding penicillin-binding protein 1A, with translation MTEQYKSREERRKKQTQKNTKKKTKKKKPGLWKKILLSLLAIGIVGMVAGGITFAVIVSDAPPLDDKKLKDSFSSKIYDMNGEEITEFGQVKRTYVPYDDIPKVLENAVLATEDARFYEHSGVDFIRIGGAFVANVQEGFGAEGGSTITQQVIKNSLLTRDKTVTRKVQELWLAFQLEQKYSKQEILEMYLNKIYFPGNIYGVAQAAESFYGKDLNKLELHEAAMIAGIPQSPNNYNPRTNPEKAEKRRNIVLTLMAKHGFITEAEAEEAKQVPVQSTVIEPTEKANPYHAFVEEVIEEVKEKTDLDAGSAGLEIYTTLDPKAQDAVENVLNGDVMNFPDDELQAGITLLDTQTGEIRAIGGGRNQPVGGYNYATDTRRQPGSTIKPVLDYGPVIEDKKWSTFHQIVDEPYTYSDGTKINNWDRSYKGKMSIRQALADSRNIPALKALQEVGLDKAKEFAKGLGIPLDEIYEPYAIGGFRDGVSPLQMAGAFSAFGNNGIYIEPHAVKKIVLSDGTEISLEPEPEAAMSDYTAFMVTDMMKSVVEYGTGKSVQISGVNIAGKTGTTNFSEDDKAKYNVPSGAAKDAWFVGYNPNYTAAVWTGYNISADSEKVYLDSSDQKLARAMFREVFLEVAKGDTSDFEQPNSVVRLAVEKGSDEVLASEYTPSNQIAYEYFVKGFEPKKVSKKYEKLNKPSNLNINYDQVTNSISINWGYNEDALDGVSFEVRQSIDGGAYEVVSQSSSTSYQIADVTPGSTYAFQVVAVSGNNRSDAAATQLQVPEPNVDVPELPGDDEEDQNEDDQQEDEDSGEGNGNGNGKQNGNGNGNGNGNGNGNGSGNGNGNGNDGETEDDTDQDIEGEQTNPDVETTVPPTEDTGQ, from the coding sequence ATGACTGAACAATATAAGAGTCGTGAAGAACGAAGAAAAAAGCAGACTCAAAAAAATACGAAGAAAAAAACAAAGAAAAAGAAACCAGGACTATGGAAGAAAATTTTATTAAGTCTTTTGGCAATAGGAATTGTTGGAATGGTTGCTGGAGGAATTACTTTTGCAGTCATTGTTTCGGATGCTCCCCCACTTGATGATAAAAAATTAAAAGATTCATTTTCATCAAAAATATATGATATGAATGGGGAGGAAATTACCGAGTTTGGTCAAGTAAAAAGAACCTATGTCCCATACGATGATATACCTAAAGTACTTGAAAATGCCGTTTTAGCAACAGAGGATGCACGTTTTTATGAGCACAGTGGTGTTGATTTTATTCGTATAGGTGGCGCGTTTGTTGCAAACGTTCAAGAAGGCTTTGGTGCCGAGGGTGGTAGTACAATTACGCAACAAGTAATCAAAAACTCTTTATTAACGAGAGATAAAACTGTTACCCGTAAAGTACAAGAATTATGGCTTGCCTTTCAATTAGAGCAAAAATATTCTAAACAAGAAATTCTTGAGATGTATCTTAACAAAATATACTTTCCTGGTAATATATACGGCGTAGCTCAAGCAGCTGAATCATTCTATGGAAAAGATTTAAATAAATTAGAGCTTCATGAAGCTGCGATGATTGCTGGGATTCCACAGAGTCCGAATAACTATAATCCGAGAACAAATCCTGAAAAAGCTGAAAAACGACGTAATATTGTTTTAACCTTAATGGCAAAACACGGATTTATTACAGAAGCTGAGGCTGAGGAAGCGAAGCAGGTTCCTGTCCAATCCACTGTGATTGAACCTACAGAAAAAGCAAATCCTTATCACGCCTTTGTAGAAGAAGTAATTGAAGAAGTAAAAGAAAAAACGGATCTTGATGCTGGTTCTGCAGGTTTGGAAATCTATACAACTCTTGATCCAAAAGCACAAGATGCGGTAGAAAATGTTTTAAACGGCGATGTTATGAACTTCCCTGATGATGAGCTTCAAGCAGGGATTACTCTTCTAGATACACAAACAGGAGAAATTCGCGCAATTGGTGGCGGACGCAATCAACCAGTTGGTGGCTATAATTATGCTACAGATACAAGACGTCAGCCTGGCTCTACAATTAAGCCTGTACTTGATTATGGACCAGTTATTGAAGATAAGAAATGGTCTACTTTCCATCAAATCGTCGATGAACCATATACTTATAGTGATGGAACAAAAATTAATAACTGGGATCGCTCCTACAAAGGAAAGATGTCAATCCGTCAAGCACTAGCCGATTCAAGAAATATTCCGGCTTTAAAAGCATTACAAGAAGTTGGGTTAGATAAAGCGAAGGAATTTGCAAAAGGCCTCGGCATTCCACTTGATGAGATTTATGAGCCTTATGCAATTGGAGGATTCAGAGATGGAGTTTCCCCTCTTCAAATGGCAGGTGCTTTTAGTGCATTCGGGAATAATGGAATTTATATTGAACCACATGCTGTTAAGAAAATTGTTTTAAGTGATGGAACTGAAATCAGCTTAGAACCTGAGCCTGAGGCAGCTATGAGTGATTATACAGCATTTATGGTCACAGATATGATGAAGTCTGTTGTTGAATATGGAACTGGTAAGTCTGTTCAAATATCAGGTGTAAATATTGCTGGAAAAACTGGAACAACTAACTTTAGTGAAGATGATAAAGCAAAATATAATGTGCCTTCTGGTGCAGCAAAGGATGCTTGGTTTGTAGGGTATAATCCTAATTACACAGCAGCAGTTTGGACCGGATACAATATATCAGCAGATAGCGAAAAGGTTTATTTAGATTCTAGTGATCAAAAACTAGCAAGAGCTATGTTTAGAGAGGTCTTTTTAGAAGTTGCTAAAGGTGATACTTCTGATTTTGAACAACCTAACAGTGTTGTTCGATTAGCAGTTGAAAAAGGCTCAGATGAAGTACTAGCAAGTGAGTATACCCCTTCTAATCAGATTGCTTATGAATATTTCGTTAAAGGCTTCGAACCTAAAAAAGTCTCTAAAAAATACGAAAAACTCAATAAGCCTTCTAATTTAAACATTAACTATGACCAGGTAACAAATTCAATAAGCATAAATTGGGGTTATAATGAAGATGCATTAGATGGTGTATCCTTTGAAGTAAGACAGTCTATTGACGGAGGAGCATATGAAGTTGTTAGTCAATCATCATCTACTTCATATCAAATTGCAGATGTTACACCAGGATCTACCTATGCTTTCCAAGTAGTTGCTGTTAGTGGCAATAATCGAAGTGATGCAGCTGCCACTCAACTACAAGTACCAGAGCCAAATGTTGACGTACCTGAGCTTCCAGGAGATGACGAGGAAGATCAGAACGAGGACGACCAACAAGAAGATGAAGATTCTGGAGAAGGTAATGGGAATGGCAACGGAAAGCAAAACGGGAATGGCAATGGCAATGGCAATGGCAATGGCAATGGTAACGGAAGTGGGAATGGGAATGGTAACGGAAACGATGGTGAGACGGAAGATGACACTGATCAGGATATTGAAGGGGAACAAACCAATCCTGATGTAGAAACAACGGTACCTCCTACTGAAGATACTGGACAATAG
- a CDS encoding YpoC family protein, whose protein sequence is MPNNMYMIPDVFRGKPFFQNQTHFYELQNDTKKTLLQEPFYFDMLSIQQSQHVENLPWDNPEEFVPVLLNVWKQMMLKAKEGFMKRDRSDSQKKSLLKCISLFIVGLHWVNRRSVQTIIVNSMRINTMQFKPVNCEERLQFIVDNPFQYHAFVQLEQLFEELEKSFFKALAMSKL, encoded by the coding sequence ATGCCAAATAACATGTATATGATACCTGATGTTTTTCGAGGTAAGCCTTTTTTTCAAAACCAAACACATTTTTACGAGCTACAAAATGATACAAAGAAAACTTTACTACAAGAACCTTTTTATTTTGACATGCTTTCCATACAACAGTCACAGCATGTAGAGAATTTACCTTGGGATAATCCGGAAGAATTTGTTCCGGTTTTGCTTAATGTTTGGAAACAAATGATGTTAAAAGCTAAGGAAGGATTTATGAAACGAGATAGAAGTGATTCGCAAAAGAAATCACTTTTAAAATGTATATCGCTTTTTATTGTGGGTTTACATTGGGTGAATAGAAGATCAGTTCAAACGATTATAGTTAATTCAATGCGTATAAATACAATGCAATTTAAACCGGTAAATTGTGAGGAGAGACTTCAATTTATAGTAGATAACCCATTTCAATATCATGCCTTTGTCCAGTTAGAACAACTTTTTGAAGAACTTGAAAAATCCTTTTTTAAGGCACTTGCAATGAGTAAACTTTAG